Proteins encoded by one window of Perca fluviatilis chromosome 13, GENO_Pfluv_1.0, whole genome shotgun sequence:
- the LOC120571127 gene encoding uncharacterized protein LOC120571127 → MARGACLGFLLICLVQAEHVRCLRATRGEPETKCGAVRFFADPRRDSDVGLAQQDRGVGGSYPQNRPGPAFLFPRSAWGGSRNAGPLVGGGSSRGLSSSGYVEPGSGRAAVGALQGGSASNPNWLTPRTPRVNVPKRPFGFHFASVASGSTASRHNQPPRSKKPIQQGSPSRESDAELASQRSTAQKAAATRSSRLFGTDVHTRPRSLFRTKTSASGLGKRVSPHRGSKTSKPFSSVPNNKITRLNFQNEAAIPNQGDRFSVSNVVASNEMSKPGAPAAFLPHGVKAPASQHYAPTRIHNIPYQFGGFAIRRLKERDLTPQSYVAAPQAQSYVAPQRPAAPQAYLAPQRTAALQSYLDPQQQSASSQPWVPSGPHVSRWIRVQPPLGLKHVL, encoded by the exons ATGGCTCGTGGCGCTTGTTTGGG GTTCTTGCTGATTTGCTTAGTTCAAGCAGAGCATGTACGGTGTTTGCGGGCGACACGAGGTGAGCCGGAAACAAAATGTGGCGCCGTCCGTTTCTTTGCGGATCCCAGACGGGACAGCGACGTTGGCTTGGCGCAACAGGATCGTGGCGTCGGTGGCAGCTACCCCCAGAATCGACCTGGACCGGCTTTCCTTTTTCCACGCTCGGCCTGGGGCGGTAGCCGCAACGCGGGGCCTTTAGTTGGCGGCGGTTCTAGCCGGGGACTTTCCAGTAGTGGCTACGTAGAGCCTGGGAGTGGCCGTGCTGCAGTCGGGGCGCTGCAGGGCGGCTCGGCGTCAAACCCCAACTGGCTGACGCCTAGGACTCCTCGGGTAAACGTGCCAAAGCGGCCGTTTGGCTTCCATTTTGCTTCTGTTGCTAGTGGAAGTACTGCGAGTAGGCACAACCAACCTCCGCGCAGCAAGAAGCCAATTCAGCAGGGTAGTCCTTCTAGGGAAAGCGACGCCGAATTGGCGTCCCAGCGTTCAACGGCACAGAAAGCTGCTGCGACTAGGTCTTCCCGCCTGTTTGGCACAGATGTTCATACGCGGCCCAGAAGTCTTTTCAGGACGAAAACCTCCGCCAGCGGCCTTGGTAAAAGAGTGTCCCCACATCGTGGCTCTAAAACCTCTAAGCCTTTCTCGTCCGTCCCAAATAATAAGATTACTAGACTGAACTTCCAGAATGAGGCCGCAATACCAAACCAAGGCGACCGGTTTTCTGTTTCCAACGTGGTCGCAAGCAATGAAATGTCCAAACCCGGCGCCCCCGCTGCCTTCCTGCCACACGGTGTAAAGGCCCCCGCGAGTCAGCACTATGCCCCAACCAGAATCCACAACATCCCTTATCAATTCGGCGGCTTTGCTATTAGACGGCTGAAAGAACGTGACTTGACCCCGCAGAGCTACGTGGCGGCCCCCCAGGCCCAGAGCTACGTGGCTCCCCAGCGTCCGGCAGCCCCGCAGGCCTACCTGGCTCCCCAGCGTACTGCGGCTCTGCAGAGCTACTTGGATCCCCAACAGCAGTCTGCATCTTCCCAGCCCTGGGTCCCCAGTGGTCCTCATGTGAGCAGGTGGATCAGGGTCCAGCCTCCTCTGGGATTAAAGCATGTGCTGTAG